A genomic window from Anolis carolinensis isolate JA03-04 unplaced genomic scaffold, rAnoCar3.1.pri scaffold_13, whole genome shotgun sequence includes:
- the eci1 gene encoding enoyl-CoA delta isomerase 1, mitochondrial: MAAQAAAAGSRAWGRHFLPSSGLFTRLQSSQSRVQRLTGRPSVQSRLFSNSKILVELDENTGVATMTMKHPPVNSLSLEFLTEFSISLEKLENDKACRGVILTSALPGIFSAGLDITEMSGKSEAHYTEFWKAVQEMWLTLYHSRVATVAAINGSSPAGGCLMAMSCDYRIMADNPKFSIGLNETQLGIVAPFWFKDTIVNTIGHRAAERSLQLGFLYSPTEALRVGLVDELVPGEKVPLRAAEVMAQWLAIPDHARQLSKSLMRKPTLDRLLAHREADIQNFVSFISRDSIQKSLQKVMEKLKQRKG, from the exons ATGGCGGCTCAGGCGGCAGCAGCGGGGTCCCGGGCATGGGGTCGgcacttcctcccttcctcag GGCTTTTCACCAGGCTCCAAAGCAGCCAGAGCCGTGTCCAGAGACTGACCGGAAGGCCCTCCGTCCAAAGCAGGCTCTTTAGCAACAGCAAAATCCTGGTGGAGTTGGATGAAAACACAG GAGTCGCAACAATGACAATGAAGCATCCGCCAGTGAACAGCCTCAGCCTGGAGTTCCTAACTGAGTTTTCCATTAGTTTGGAGAAGCTGGAGAACGACAAAGCCTGCCGCGGAGTCATCCTGACCTCG GCCCTGCCCGGCATTTTCTCCGCAGGGTTGGACATCACTGAAATGAGCGGCAAGAGCGAGGCCCACTATACAGAGTTCTGGAAAGCGGTGCAGGAGATGTGGCTGACTCTTTACCACTCCCGCGTGGCCACTGTCGCTGCCATTAAT ggATCTAGTCCAGCCGGAGGCTGCTTGATGGCCATGTCGTGCGACTACCGCATCATGGCCGACAACCCCAAGTTCAGCATTGGATTGAATGAGACGCAGCTGGGCATCGTGGCCCCGTTCTG GTTCAAAGACACCATCGTGAACACCATCGGGCACCGGGCCGCAGAGCGCTCCCTCCAACTGGGCTTCCTGTATTCGCCGACGGAGGCCCTCCGAGTCGGTCTGGTGGATGAGTTGGTGCCCGGAGAGAAGGTCCCCCTCCGAGCCGCAGAGGTCATGGCACAGTGGTTGGCTATCCCAG ATCACGCCAGGCAGCTTTCCAAATCCTTGATGCGGAAGCCAACGCTGGACCGTTTGTTAGCGCACCGGGAGGCCGacatccagaattttgtcagcTTCATTTCCAGGGACTCCATCCAGAAGTCCCTCCAGAAGGTTATGGAGAAGCTGAAGCAAAGGAAAGGTTGA
- the LOC100560406 gene encoding deoxyribonuclease-1-like 2, with translation MKQLLLLVFGLVSLAQTVSPLRICAFNIQSFGDTKLSDEGTSKIIVKVLSRYDIALVQEVRDSDLSAVNELMERLNRASKEPYEFEISQSLGRENYKEMYLFIYRTSSVSVVDQYQFPSKSNAFSRAPFILKFSASESNGKELILVPLHTAPNDAVAEIDALYDVYLKIIDKWGTDNMMFLGDFNADCSYVGKKDWASIRLRTSEVFKWLIPDEEDTTVGHSDCAYDRIVVSGAQMKKWVKPNSAKVFDFQEEFKLSQEKALAVSDHFPVEVTLKSQ, from the exons ATGAAGCAGCTTCTCTTGCTCGTTTTCGGCCTGGTGTCACTGGCACAAACGGTCAGTCCTTTGCGGATCTGTGCCTTCAACATCCAAAGCTTCGGGGACACCAAACTGTCGGATGAAGGCACCTCCAAAATCATCGTGAAG GTCCTCTCCCGCTATGACATTGCCCTGGTGCAAGAGGTGCGGGACTCCGACCTGAGTGCTGTCAATGAGCTGATGGAGCGGCTCAACAG GGCCTCCAAGGAGCCCTACGAATTCGAGATCAGCCAGTCTTTGGGCCGGGAGAACTACAAGGAGATGTACCTCTTCATCTACAG GACCAGTTCGGTCTCGGTGGTGGACCAGTACCAGTTCCCCAGCAAGAGCAACGCCTTCAGCCGGGCTCCCTTCATCCTGAAGTTCTCAGCTTCGGAATCGA ACGGGAAGGAGCTCATCCTGGTCCCGCTCCATACGGCTCCCAATGACGCCGTGGCTGAGATCGATGCCCTCTACGACGTCTACCTGAAAATCATTGACAAGTGGGGCACTGAT AACATGATGTTTCTGGGGGACTTCAATGCGGACTGCAGCTACGTGGGCAAGAAGGACTGGGCCTCCATCCGCCTCCGGACCAGCGAGGTCTTCAAGTGGCTCATCCCCGACGAGGAGGACACCACCGTGGGGCACTCCGACTGCGCCTACGACCG GATCGTGGTGAGTGGGGCCCAGATGAAGAAGTGGGTCAAGCCCAACTCGGCCAAAGTGTTCGACTTCCAGGAAGAGTTCAAACTGAGCCAGGAAAAG GCTCTGGCCGTGAGTGACCATTTCCCGGTGGAGGTCACTCTCAAGTCTCAATGA